The window TCAATCATAGGCGCAGTATGCAAAATTGTGTGCGATAGGAAAGGCTATTCTGATCTGGTTTTGCGCGCTATCATGAAACTTGTGCTTTTGACCGCTTGCAACACATCAAAAGCTCGGCCAGTCTAGTTTAAAACAGCCCCACCGCTTATTGCCCACATTCAAATTATCTCAAGATTTAAGAGTATCACCATGAGCAATCATTCTGACTATGCTGCCCTGAAGGATATGTTTCCCGGATTTGAAACCCGAACTATTCAGGTGGGAAGTCAGGAATTGTTCCTTCGTGTGGGCGGTTCTGGTCCGGTGCTGCTATTGATCCATGGCTATCCGCAAAACCATGTGTGCTGGCATAAGATTGCTCCAATATTGGCAGAACATTTCACGCTTATTCTACCGGATCTTCCCGGTTATGGCAGAAGCTCGCATCCGGAAGATGATGAGAATTTCCTCAATCATTCCAAGCGTGCTATGGCGAGCAGTCTCGTACAATTGATGGAAGAGTTGGAGCATGAACGCTTTCTGGTTGCTGGGCATGACAGAGGTGCGCGTGTTGCTTATCGCATGGCGCTGGATCATTCTGACAAAGTAGAGAAACTTGTCTGCCTCGACATCACTCCCACGTTGGATATGTGGCAGGGCATGAATGCGCCCAAGGCTATGAATGCCTATCATTGGCAATTTCTGGCACAGCCCTATCCATTACCGGAAAAGCTTATCATGGCCGATCCGGCCTATTATCTTGATCACACCATTGCATCATGGGCGAAAAGTCGAGATCTCAGTGCTTTCGATCCAAAGGCCATGGATCACTATCGGGCAACCTTTGCCACGGAAGAGCAGGTTCACGGTGCCTGTCAGGACTATCGTGCAGGCTGGGCAATTGATCAGGAGCTGGATGCCAGGGATCGGGAAGAAGGACGAAAGATCAAAGCTCCGACTTTGGTGATTTCCGGCCCTGCCAGCAAGACATCGGACTCCAAGGCTCAGCAAAGATTATGGGAGCAATGGTGCGAGAATATCGACTGCCAAACCGTTTCTGCGGGACATTTCGTAGCTGAAGAAGCCCCAAGCGAGACACTGGATCTGCTCCTGCCTTTCCTGAAGAGCTAGGCTCAGGACCCATTAATTAGGCACATTCTGCGAGGATGATTTTGTCCATTGGCAAGGCGTGAAGTCGCGACAATGTGGTGCATTTTCACGATTTTACAACGCAACCAATGGGAAAAAGTGCCTCGCCCTTCGGGTTTGCCCTGAAGTATCCATCTATCGAACCAATGACTGCAAAAAGAGAACCACTCTGATTTTGTCATTGATTCTTCTATCTGAATACTTCAGAGCGAACAGAATGTGCAGAATTAATGAGTCCTGAGCCTAAACACGTGCCTCTATTTCCCGGGGACAGAATATTTGCTGGCAACAGTTTCTGGCCAGGCACCAATTGGAAAGAAGCTCTCAAGACCGGGCTCTGAATGGCTTACTCCCGCTTCCAACTTGTAGCAGCTTAAACGGAAGTAATTATCCAGATCCGGCTGCCACAAACAGGTGGAACTCCATTTGTTGTTTGCCTCGACAAATCGCAGGACCGCGCCTTCGCCGGGTGGATGAGGGATTTCAAATTGTCCAACGGCGGATGTTGTCTCGTCACCGATCCGCAGTTTCATGACAATGTTGTTTTCCATCGTTTTGAGACGAGCACTTCCGTTGTAGGGCGTACCGTTATCCGGATGTTTTCCAATCAAAAGATAGTCGCCTGCAAACGCATCAGGAATGATGAGTGTTCCGCCTATGCTCAGTGAGTGATCGTCGGAATCTGGCTCTTTGATCTCTTCAGCGAAAGCGAGCGGAGCAGCTAGCCCAATGATGATGAAAAGATATAAGCGGAGCTGAGAAAAGCGCATAATGGTATTTTTTCCTTCAAGTATTTGAACCTTTGGAGCCGTGCTGGCGTCTCCTAATAAACATCTCTTACCAATAGCTCTCGATTTTTGAGCGTCAGTTTGGCTTTGTTATGACTTTTCTTTTGCTCTTCTTGTCAGGATTTGCATGCATTGCTTTTGGCCGATGGGGACTTGACACACCCGTTGGGCAGGAGATGTTTCCCGAAATGGCAGGTATAATTCCTGCATTGGTGCAAACTTTGGGCTACGGGCTGCTGGTGCTTTCAGTTGTGGTGCCACTTAGTTCCAGATTTTTTTTTAAGAAAAAAGCTGGCGATCGGGAGCATGGACCCAAGTCTGTATCGATGGGTCCAAATTACTGGTGGCGAGCCAATTATGCGCTGGTCATCCTGCCATGTTTATTGGTGATCTGTTTTCACATCCTCTGCATTTTGACAATTGGGGTCGACGGGCTTTCGGTTCTCGCCATCTGGTTACAGACATCATATCTGACCTGGTTGGCGCTGGTTGTTGCTATTGTGATGATCATTTTTTCGACAATACTCACTCTGGATTTTTTGAAAGTCCATTATGTCGTCAAATGGGGGAGTGAGGTTTCTTATCTCTTTCTGGGTCAGGATCTGGATAACAACTCTCTATTTTTGCGTGCCGGTGTATCCAGCCATGATCCACTTGTCATGACGAACTCCATCTATGATCAGAACAAATGGTTCTTTGATCGCTTGTCTGATTTGGAAGAAAGAACTGTGATCCGCTATGGGCACCGGCAACAAGATCTTCTTGGTCTTGATGAATTGACGGCCAAGCAAACCATTATGTTTCTATTTGTGCAGGCATTCCTCATCGCGACGGTCAGCATGATTGCTCTCTTTGCAATCGGCACATATCTCGAACTGCGCTTGAGCATCCCGGCAGCAGAATCTGCCTTGATGACCGCCATTCTGTGGCTTAAGAGCGGCTATACCATTGAAATAGTTGGTGTCATTTTGACTTTGCTGCTGTTATCAGGCGCTCTGATCCGTGCAACGACACATGTTCAGGAACAACTGCGCGAGAGACTAGCTCATAGAGTGATCGAAAAATTGCCAGCGCGATTGCAAATGGGTGATGATGTTCTTGGTGAGATCACGGATCATTCTGTGGAGCAAGCAAGCACCAGGACGCGCGAGCGGGCTAAGCGATCACATTGCAACCTGCTGGTAAAGTTCACCCGGATTTATGATGTGGCCATTTATTTACGGGTGAGTATACCGGATAGTCTTGAAAGCCGAAGGTGGCTTAAAAAGCTCGATGTTGCCATGCCCTACAACCAGCTTTTTGTCTTGCGCGATGATTTTACGATCTGGCCCAAAGATCTTGCTGAACCGCAGCATTGATGCATTTTGAGATGGTTGAAGGGACGCTCAATTTTCATCCTCATCCGGTTGATAGACCAGAATATCGCCCGGCTGGCATTCCAGAACTTCGCAGATCTTGTTAAGCGTCTCGAAGCGTACGCCTTTGACTTTGCCGGATTTGAGCAAGGAAACATTCTGTTCGGAAATGCCAATCAATTCAGATAAAGCCTTGGATTTCATCTTCCGCCGAGCGAGCATTACATCCAGTTCAATGACTATGGCCACGAGTTAGCCCCCTTAAATGAACTGCTTGTTTTCTTCATCGATCACGGCAGCTTCTCGCATCACCCAACCAAACACAATGAATAGCACACCAAAGAACATGAACAAAAGTTCGCCTCCACTGAATTCAATGGACACCTGCCTTTGTCCTTCTGGCAAATCATAAGTGCCTACGACGGTCGTAAGTGGCACTTCCAGAATCACAAAAATGCCGAAAATCAGAAACCAGATTCCCGCTCTGACCATATCGGATAATGTCTCTGCAGCAAAAAAGAGATGTCTCTGAAATGCACTGAATAATTTGCGAACATACCAAAGCGTAATCAAAAAGGCACCCAATAATGCATCGCCGATGAGCGCCAGTATCGCTCTCTGACCAAACCCGAGATCTCCATAGCGACGTTCCGGCTCTATATAGTCAACTGTCTCTTCGAGTATATCGGCAAAATCCAGACCCAGCAGTCCGGCGAGATAGACAACCCCAATGATGGCAAAGAATGCCATGAAAAGGGTCAAAGCCCATTTCATAACAGCGCTCAAGCGGGAAATCCGGGCCAATCGTTTGGTTTTCTCCATGCTGGTATTCATTACATTCGGACTGGCTGTCGTGTTTTTCCTCAAAAAAGACATGAAGGCTCTCTCCATCCAGAAAATAAAGCGATTCCCGCTTGATAACTCATGTTTGCCCCAGACATTCGCTGCTTAACAAGTCAGGTGTCCGAGAAAATTTAAAAATATTTCTTGACTTACAAATCAATATATACATTTTAAAAATTATTGTAAAACGATAATAAATATATTTTTTAGGTATATTCATTATCGAGTGCATGAGTGTAATTAAACGGGGCGATATACCTCCCAATCGTACGTCCCCGTAAGGAGAGAGTGATGAACCAGCAGAAACGATTGCTGAAAAAAAGCCTGCTACCATCAATGGCTTTGCTTCTCGTAGCCATGACAAATACCGTCTCTGCAGCTGACCTGCCCTCTATGCCAGGTCTGTATGATCCGTCAGGACCCAAGCCTCAATTCAGTTGGGAAGGCGCCTATGTAGGTGCCCAGATTGGCGCGGGATTGCTCGCCAGTGAGGTCAAGTCAGGTGGTGCTAAGAGAACCTTGAAAGATGGAAGTGCTGCAGGCGGCGTATATGCGGGCTATAACTGGCAGTTCTCCAGATTTGTTCTGGGTTTGGAAACAGATGTAAATCTGAACGCGAACAAGAAAACGGGGACGGTGGGCTCTCTTGGCAATGTATCTACCAAAACATCTTGGAGTGCAGGCATCAAAGGCCGTGTAGGTTTGCCCATTGATCGCTTCATGCCGTATTTGAGCCTCGGTGTTGCAGCATCGGACTATCAATTGACCGCCAAAGGCCAGAGAAAGAAAACCAATGTTGCAAGTCTGACACTGGGTGCTGGTCTGGAATATGCTCTGACCGATAAAATTCACCTCCGGGCCGATTACAGCATCAGGGGGTTGGATAACAAGACGCGTAACTTTGCTGGTACAGCGGTTAAAAACACCGCCGGATCACAGCAGTTGATGATGGGTTTGTCCTATAAATTCTAGACGACACATCCTTATCACTCACAAGGTCGGAGAAGATGCCGCGCTATGTCGAGCAGAATCTCCGACCTTGATGAAACAATCGGTCAACGAGAATATGGCCTGAATTTGGGACAGGATAGCAATGAAAAATCATCGCCTCTTCTTGCTGAGTTTGGACGTTTCCAGTCGCTTGATACTATTTCTGTCATGCTTGCTTATGGTTGCTCTTCTGAATCTTTGAAAATGGGCCTCGGCGGTTGCCTGCCCAGCCAGCCTTGTGGCACTCTGCGCCTTCGCGATGGAAGGGATTGGTCGATTCTTTTGCTCCAAATACGATGATGAATCGAA is drawn from Cohaesibacter gelatinilyticus and contains these coding sequences:
- a CDS encoding alpha/beta fold hydrolase, which translates into the protein MSNHSDYAALKDMFPGFETRTIQVGSQELFLRVGGSGPVLLLIHGYPQNHVCWHKIAPILAEHFTLILPDLPGYGRSSHPEDDENFLNHSKRAMASSLVQLMEELEHERFLVAGHDRGARVAYRMALDHSDKVEKLVCLDITPTLDMWQGMNAPKAMNAYHWQFLAQPYPLPEKLIMADPAYYLDHTIASWAKSRDLSAFDPKAMDHYRATFATEEQVHGACQDYRAGWAIDQELDARDREEGRKIKAPTLVISGPASKTSDSKAQQRLWEQWCENIDCQTVSAGHFVAEEAPSETLDLLLPFLKS
- a CDS encoding outer membrane protein gives rise to the protein MNQQKRLLKKSLLPSMALLLVAMTNTVSAADLPSMPGLYDPSGPKPQFSWEGAYVGAQIGAGLLASEVKSGGAKRTLKDGSAAGGVYAGYNWQFSRFVLGLETDVNLNANKKTGTVGSLGNVSTKTSWSAGIKGRVGLPIDRFMPYLSLGVAASDYQLTAKGQRKKTNVASLTLGAGLEYALTDKIHLRADYSIRGLDNKTRNFAGTAVKNTAGSQQLMMGLSYKF
- a CDS encoding helix-turn-helix domain-containing protein: MAIVIELDVMLARRKMKSKALSELIGISEQNVSLLKSGKVKGVRFETLNKICEVLECQPGDILVYQPDEDEN